The DNA region TGTCCATTTTTCTATAACTTATTGCTTCTTGTATAGCGACTTTATTAACTGATCATACCCTCCTATTTGGGACACTTAGGTGTTAAGAAAAGGAGACAAGATGAGATATACAAAAGAGTTTAAAGATGAAGCTGTTAAATTATGTTTACAACCAGATGCAAATAGACGAGAAATAGCAGATAATTTAGGGGTTAAATATAAAACCATTTGCAGTTGGATATCCAAAGCCATGTCAAACCCTCAGAAAGAAATAAAGATAGATTATAAAACGCAGTACCAGCAACTATCTTTTGAAAATACTGATTTGAAGAAAAAACTCAAACAGGCAGAAACAGAGCGTGAAATACTAAAAAAGGCACAGCGTACTTTGCAAAGCAAAATCTGTAAGGTACGCCTTTATTAAGGAGCATTATAAAGTTATGCCAGTAACAACACTATGTAAATCTTTGAATGTGAGCACATCTTCATATTACAGATGGATTCATAAACCTATAGGTAAAAGGCAATGCTGAACTAGATGATGCTATTTTAATGAACATAAATCTAGATATGGAAGTGTTAGGATATACAAAGAGCTTAAAGATATGGGTTGGAAAGTTACTCAACCTAGAGTATCTAAACGTATGAAATTACTTGGTTTACATGCTAAAGCGGCTCGTAAGCATAAGAAAACTATAGATTCTAACCACAACAAACATGTTTCTGATAATTTATTAGAACAAAACTTCACTGCTTTATCTGTAAATCATAGGTGGGTTACAGATATAACTTATGTACCTACACAAGAGGGGTGGCTGTATCTTTGTGTGATTATACACTCTGATAAAGGGTCACAGTACTGTAGCAAACAATATCAAGACATTATTAAAGAACACTGGCTACTATCAAGTATGAGCTCTAAAGGATGCTGTTACGATAATGCTGCTTGTGAAAGTTTCTTTGGAACTTTAAAAGTAGAGTTAGTACATGATGAAAGCTATAAAACTAGAGAAGAAGCTAAACTATCAATATTTGAATATATTGAAGCTTACTATAATACAAAAAGGAGACATTCTACAATAAATTATATGACTCCATATCAATTTGAATATATAATGGAAAATGAAGTAGTAAACTGTCACAAATTGACGGGGTAGATCAGATTGCTACCCCCTCCAACTAGAGATACTCCTGAAGAGGTATGGTGAGGATGCCTAAATGGTCTTTTATAAAAACTCTCTGCAATACCTGATTCACCTTTAATTGAGGCAATCATAGCTGATGATAGAGCCTCTTTCTTGTCTAGTGGTGGCAAAATAGAGTTTAACCTACTAGCCAACATTGTCTTACCTGTACCCGGAGGACCCACTAAAAGAATATTGTGCCCACCTACAGCAGCTATCTCCAAGGCTCGTTTAGCCTGGTACTGCCCTTTAATATCTTCTAGATCCTGATACAAACCATCAAAACTAATATATGTTTCAAACTTAATTTTTTGTTTGACCATGTCACCAGATAAGAAATCAACAACTTGATTTAAATCATTTAAAGCGTACGCATGAATATCTTCTACAAGAGCTATTTACTTTTCATTTTGAAGTGGAATAATAAGTTTTTTATTATTCTGTACGCATTTTATTGCCATTGAGATAGCACTAGATATTTTCCTAAGTTTTCCACTTAAAGATAATTCGCCAGCAAACTTATAATCATCAATTTTTTTGGTTGGATTAATTTGTCTAGAAGCGTATAAAACACCTAATGCTATTGGCAAATCGAAACGTCCGCTACTTTTAAGCAAATCAGCAGGAGCAAGATTTATAGTTATTCGTTTATTTGGAAAATTAAAACCCGAGTTTATAATTGCACTACGGACACGATCTTTACTTTCTTTAACAGCTGCTTCAGGTAGACCAACTATTGATAATCCTGGCAACCCATTGGATAAATGAACTTTTATAGATACTGATGGAGCCTCAATACCGAGCTGAGCTCTACTTTTTAATATTGCTAAAGACATATCAGCCTTTATCATCAAGAAGCGTATCTAATTTTGCTTCTATCTGCTCAAGCTTTTGCCTTGTTTTTAACAATATCTTTTTTTGAGTTTCAAACTCTTCTCTACTAACAACATCAAGTCTCTTGAGACTTTTGTTAACTATATTCTCTTTAGAATTTTTGATAACATCATTTACTGGACCTAAAATTTCTTTCATAACAACAAAAAATTAATTATTTCTAATTAGAAGTATAAAAGTTATGAAATAAATAGGCAATAATGATTAAACTTTATATAACGTCTGTAACCTGGGAAAGAACACCTAGAAGAAGCATAGGCATAATACCTAAGAATAATAAAACTAAGCCATTCACACTTAATGCAACAAGAGTTAATAAAGACGCTTCTACTTTACGATCATTTTCAGGCTCATCAAAGTACATAGTTTTAATAACTCTAACATAATAGAATGATGCTATCACAGCCATCATCAACACAAAGCATGCTAAAATATAGTTACCATCATTTATTAACCCCATCACAACAAATAGCTTAGCTATAAAACCACCAAATGGAGGAATACCAGCCATTGAGAATAAAACTATAAGTAGAATAAACGACAACCAAGAATTTTTTGTATTAAAGCCTTTCAGATCTCTTAAAGTTTGCACTTCATAACCACCAACACTAATAGTTGTAAGCACACCAAAAGCTGCTAAGGCAGTAAATACATAAACAATCACATAGAAGCTTGCTGTAGTTAATGCATATCCTTGAGGATTTAATGTTGTAGCTAAAAGTACAAAACCTATTTGTGAAACTGTTGAGTATCCAAGCAGCCTCTTTATATTAGTTTGTGATAAAGCAACTAAACTACCAAAAAATATTGATAATATACCAATTACTTTAAATAAATACACCCAAGAGTCTTTTAATGAAGGAAAGCCTACAAAAAGAATATTCACAAGCATAGCAAAAGCTGCTACCTTAGGAATAGTCGCAACAATATTAGCTACTGCATTTGGTGCGCCCTGATAAACATCAGGTAGCCACATATGAAATGGAAATGCTCCAAGCTTAAATAAGAATGTTGCAATCATCATTACTAAACAAACAAGTAAAAATTTCTGCTCCAAACCTGTGAAGTTATTCTGTGCTAAAGCATGAGCTATTCCTGAAATATCTAGCTGACCTGTAATTCCATAAACAAATGACATACCAAATAGTAAAAGAGCTGAAGCAATCGCTCCTAATACAAAGTATTTAATGGCAGCTTCTAAGCCCTCACCTGAATTTCTATAAATGGCTATTAAAGCATACAAAGGTAGTGATAAAAGTTCTAAACCGACATATATAGTTATTAAACTATGTGCTGCTGTTAGAACCATCGCCCCTAATATACACAACATTAAAAGGGTATAAAAATCACCATCAGATATTTTCCTATCTCTAACATAGTCTCTTGAGTACAACGCAACAAACAGAGATAAAACTAATATAGTAATTTGTAAGGTATAAGCAAAACCACTAAATACAACCTGTCCTTCAAACACAGATCCACTTGACTGAAGCAAGTAGATTTTAGCAAATGTTGCTATAAGAGCTAACACTGCGAATACTTGGAAAAATATATAATTTATATTTCTTATTTTTCCATGTAAGAATAATCCTGAAAACATTATAGCAATAATACCAACAGCTAATAATATTTCCGGTAATATGTAAAGTATTGATAAATTCATAATCAAAACACCACCTTATAGAGATAAACCAACAATATTTGCCGATGCAGCAGCAGAAAGATGCAATATCGGCTCTGGATAGAAACCAAACAATAAAGTCGGCACCGCTAACAATATAAATACAAACAACTCCATCTTATTCAAATCTGTAAGATTAGCTACTTGCGTAGATATGACTTCTCCAAAGAAAACTCTCTTATACATCCATAGTGTATATATAGGTGCTATTATCAGAGTTAAACCTGCAATCAAGGCTATTAAAGGAGAATATTGAAATACTGCCAATAGAATCATAAACTCTCCAACAAAACCACTTGTACCAGGTAGGCCAACATTAGCCATACAAAAAAGTAAGAAAAACGTTGCAAATATAGGCATAGTTTTAGCCACACCAGAAAAATCCGAAATCTGCCTTGTATGCATTCTTAAATATAAATAACCGATACCTATAAACATTCCCCCTGATGAAAACGCATGGGCTATCATTTGAAATACAGCACCTTGAATAGCAAGCTGTGCATGAGTAGTTCCTAGAACCGTGTTTGCATTTTTTAAAATAAAGATTGAGAATAAACCAAGAGTAACAAGCCCCATATGTGAGATTGATGAGTATGCGATCAGCCTTTTTACATCTGTTTGAGCTACAGCAACTATACCAACATATACTATAGCGATCAAAGATAATATAATTAAAGCATACTCTAAAGATGCCGTAACTTCTGACAACATAGGAATAGCAAACCTCAAGAAACCATATGCACCTAACTTAAGCATCAAAGCCGCAAGGATAACAGAACCACCCGCAGGAGCCT from Francisella halioticida includes:
- a CDS encoding NADH-quinone oxidoreductase subunit N, with product MNLSILYILPEILLAVGIIAIMFSGLFLHGKIRNINYIFFQVFAVLALIATFAKIYLLQSSGSVFEGQVVFSGFAYTLQITILVLSLFVALYSRDYVRDRKISDGDFYTLLMLCILGAMVLTAAHSLITIYVGLELLSLPLYALIAIYRNSGEGLEAAIKYFVLGAIASALLLFGMSFVYGITGQLDISGIAHALAQNNFTGLEQKFLLVCLVMMIATFLFKLGAFPFHMWLPDVYQGAPNAVANIVATIPKVAAFAMLVNILFVGFPSLKDSWVYLFKVIGILSIFFGSLVALSQTNIKRLLGYSTVSQIGFVLLATTLNPQGYALTTASFYVIVYVFTALAAFGVLTTISVGGYEVQTLRDLKGFNTKNSWLSFILLIVLFSMAGIPPFGGFIAKLFVVMGLINDGNYILACFVLMMAVIASFYYVRVIKTMYFDEPENDRKVEASLLTLVALSVNGLVLLFLGIMPMLLLGVLSQVTDVI
- a CDS encoding accessory factor UbiK family protein; the protein is MKEILGPVNDVIKNSKENIVNKSLKRLDVVSREEFETQKKILLKTRQKLEQIEAKLDTLLDDKG
- a CDS encoding ATP-binding protein, with amino-acid sequence MVKQKIKFETYISFDGLYQDLEDIKGQYQAKRALEIAAVGGHNILLVGPPGTGKTMLASRLNSILPPLDKKEALSSAMIASIKGESGIAESFYKRPFRHPHHTSSGVSLVGGGSNLIYPVNL
- a CDS encoding IS3 family transposase; the protein is MGWKVTQPRVSKRMKLLGLHAKAARKHKKTIDSNHNKHVSDNLLEQNFTALSVNHRWVTDITYVPTQEGWLYLCVIIHSDKGSQYCSKQYQDIIKEHWLLSSMSSKGCCYDNAACESFFGTLKVELVHDESYKTREEAKLSIFEYIEAYYNTKRRHSTINYMTPYQFEYIMENEVVNCHKLTG
- a CDS encoding complex I subunit 4 family protein produces the protein MNLGNYLLSLIIWLPIVGGFVVLATKTKELNGDAARWVALVFSCLTLVLCVPLVTAFDYGSSAMQFQESVTWFKVFGMHDVYYGLGVGGFSVLFIVLTCFATLVIVLAAWTSITTKIRQYMAIFLITCGLTNGVFCATDSILFYVFWEALLIPTCLGIGIWGGKNKAYAAVKYFMYTFFGSVFLLAAILYIQTKVAESPSDILVSADTYSIQNFIAWATHSQALANGVNFTLTAQWLVFGAFFLAFAVKIPMWPFHSWLPDAHSEAPAGGSVILAALMLKLGAYGFLRFAIPMLSEVTASLEYALIILSLIAIVYVGIVAVAQTDVKRLIAYSSISHMGLVTLGLFSIFILKNANTVLGTTHAQLAIQGAVFQMIAHAFSSGGMFIGIGYLYLRMHTRQISDFSGVAKTMPIFATFFLLFCMANVGLPGTSGFVGEFMILLAVFQYSPLIALIAGLTLIIAPIYTLWMYKRVFFGEVISTQVANLTDLNKMELFVFILLAVPTLLFGFYPEPILHLSAAASANIVGLSL
- a CDS encoding magnesium chelatase domain-containing protein: MIKADMSLAILKSRAQLGIEAPSVSIKVHLSNGLPGLSIVGLPEAAVKESKDRVRSAIINSGFNFPNKRITINLAPADLLKSSGRFDLPIALGVLYASRQINPTKKIDDYKFAGELSLSGKLRKISSAISMAIKCVQNNKKLIIPLQNEK
- a CDS encoding transposase, producing the protein MLRKGDKMRYTKEFKDEAVKLCLQPDANRREIADNLGVKYKTICSWISKAMSNPQKEIKIDYKTQYQQLSFENTDLKKKLKQAETEREILKKAQRTLQSKICKVRLY